In Variovorax paradoxus, a single genomic region encodes these proteins:
- a CDS encoding ABC transporter ATP-binding protein: protein MNGIEFRNITKRYGTDKNAPLAVKGISFEVPVGTLTTILGPSGCGKTTTLRMIAGLESPTSGAIFMGGRDVTTLGPAERNVSMMFQSYALFPHMNVIENVGYGLRMSGVKKDEATARAREALRGVGLVGFDERLPSELSGGQQQRVALARALVLEPAVLLFDEPLSNLDARLRREMREEIRALQQRLKLTVAYVTHDQSEALAVSDQIIVMDHGVIAQRGTPEQLYGRPESEFVAGFMGEASVFPATAQPDGSVAMGPLRLQPRHAVAPGAVKVAVRPEAWRIGAGGAADGLPATLRKAAYLGSFYEYGFDTTLGPVFVVSTDLSRPLAAGAQATLSLGAHGVSVVPGA, encoded by the coding sequence ATGAACGGCATCGAATTCCGCAATATCACCAAGCGCTACGGCACCGACAAGAACGCGCCGCTGGCCGTCAAGGGCATCAGCTTCGAGGTGCCCGTGGGCACGCTCACCACCATCCTCGGCCCCTCGGGCTGCGGCAAGACGACCACGCTGCGCATGATCGCGGGGCTGGAGTCGCCCACCTCGGGCGCCATCTTCATGGGTGGCCGCGACGTGACCACGCTGGGCCCGGCCGAGCGCAACGTCAGCATGATGTTCCAGAGCTATGCGCTGTTCCCGCACATGAACGTGATCGAGAACGTGGGCTACGGCCTGCGCATGAGCGGCGTGAAGAAAGACGAGGCCACGGCACGGGCGCGCGAGGCGCTGCGCGGCGTGGGCCTGGTCGGCTTCGACGAGCGCCTGCCCAGCGAGCTTTCGGGCGGCCAGCAGCAGCGCGTGGCGCTGGCGCGCGCGCTGGTGCTGGAGCCGGCGGTGCTGCTGTTCGACGAGCCGCTGTCCAACCTCGACGCCCGCCTGCGCCGCGAGATGCGCGAGGAAATCCGCGCGCTGCAGCAGCGGCTGAAGCTCACGGTGGCCTACGTCACGCACGACCAGAGCGAGGCGCTGGCGGTGAGCGACCAGATCATCGTGATGGACCACGGCGTGATCGCCCAGCGCGGCACGCCCGAGCAGCTCTATGGCCGGCCCGAGAGCGAATTCGTCGCCGGCTTCATGGGCGAAGCCTCGGTGTTCCCCGCCACCGCGCAGCCCGACGGCAGCGTGGCGATGGGTCCGCTGCGCCTGCAGCCGCGCCATGCGGTGGCGCCCGGGGCCGTGAAGGTCGCGGTGCGGCCGGAGGCCTGGCGCATCGGCGCCGGTGGCGCGGCGGACGGCCTGCCGGCCACGCTGCGCAAGGCCGCCTACCTGGGCAGCTTCTACGAATACGGCTTCGATACCACCCTGGGGCCGGTCTTCGTGGTGTCGACCGACCTGTCGCGGCCGCTGGCCGCGGGCGCCCAGGCGACGCTTTCCCTCGGAGCCCATGGCGTGAGCGTGGTACCCGGCGCATGA
- a CDS encoding HAD family hydrolase produces MNVVFDLGAVLFAWEPTRLVQTHLAPHAPTEAAAAAMGRALFHHDDWTGFDCGTRTLDDAIARMSARLALPPEPLHTMLQGLGERLEPIGVTVEMLEQLIEYREAGQPLRLYYLSNMPAPYARAIERRHAFMRRFDGGVFSGDVKFLKPEREIYEVLAMRYGLDPEQTVFIDDSAANVEMARAFGWHAIHCTSPAMLPSQLQRYLPVNTTLSVSNPRLRA; encoded by the coding sequence ATGAACGTGGTTTTCGATCTTGGCGCCGTGCTGTTCGCATGGGAGCCCACTCGCCTGGTACAGACTCACCTGGCGCCCCATGCACCCACCGAGGCCGCCGCGGCCGCGATGGGGCGGGCGCTCTTCCATCACGACGACTGGACCGGCTTCGACTGCGGCACCCGCACGCTGGATGACGCCATTGCCCGCATGTCGGCCCGCCTGGCGCTGCCGCCTGAACCGCTGCACACCATGCTCCAGGGGCTGGGCGAGCGGCTGGAGCCCATCGGCGTCACGGTCGAGATGCTCGAGCAGCTCATCGAGTACCGCGAAGCCGGCCAGCCGCTTCGCCTGTACTACCTGTCGAACATGCCGGCGCCCTACGCCCGGGCCATCGAGCGCCGCCATGCCTTCATGCGGCGCTTCGACGGCGGCGTGTTCTCCGGCGACGTGAAATTCCTCAAGCCCGAGCGCGAGATCTACGAAGTGCTTGCCATGCGCTACGGCCTCGATCCCGAGCAGACGGTGTTCATCGACGACTCCGCCGCCAACGTCGAAATGGCCCGTGCCTTCGGTTGGCATGCCATTCACTGCACCTCGCCGGCCATGCTGCCGTCGCAGCTGCAGCGTTACCTGCCGGTCAATACGACCTTGTCGGTGTCGAACCCCAGGCTGCGGGCGTAG
- a CDS encoding lipocalin family protein, translating into MTQRPRPTAPAVRPFDDRRTSHAIGAMATAFVVGGVATWLALGAARTARAQPAGPADGAPLMRAPLQVVAPVDLQRYAGMWHEQARLPNRFQKQCAGPVTAEYTPQPDGTVQVLNRCVREDGNFDEAIGSARVVPVAGQPGAGRLEVRFAPAWLSWLPLVWGDYWILKLDREYQVSLVGTPDRQFLWVLSRAPRLDAAVLEAELDYARSLGFDTDKVVLTGR; encoded by the coding sequence ATGACCCAACGCCCGCGCCCCACGGCGCCCGCCGTCCGACCTTTCGACGACCGCCGCACCAGCCATGCGATCGGCGCCATGGCCACGGCCTTCGTGGTGGGCGGCGTCGCGACTTGGCTGGCACTGGGGGCGGCACGCACCGCGCGCGCCCAGCCCGCAGGCCCTGCCGATGGCGCGCCCCTGATGCGCGCGCCGCTGCAGGTCGTGGCCCCGGTCGACCTGCAGCGCTATGCCGGCATGTGGCATGAGCAGGCCCGCCTGCCCAATCGCTTCCAGAAACAATGCGCCGGCCCCGTCACCGCCGAATACACGCCGCAGCCCGACGGCACCGTGCAGGTGCTCAACCGCTGCGTGCGGGAGGACGGCAATTTCGACGAGGCCATCGGCAGCGCGCGCGTGGTGCCAGTGGCGGGCCAGCCCGGCGCGGGCAGGCTCGAAGTGCGCTTTGCCCCGGCATGGCTCAGCTGGCTGCCGCTGGTGTGGGGTGACTACTGGATCCTGAAGCTGGACCGCGAATATCAGGTCTCGCTGGTCGGCACGCCGGACCGGCAGTTCCTCTGGGTGCTGTCGCGCGCGCCGCGGCTCGACGCCGCGGTGCTCGAAGCCGAACTCGACTACGCCCGCAGCCTGGGGTTCGACACCGACAAGGTCGTATTGACCGGCAGGTAA
- the tal gene encoding transaldolase → MNQLDALRQWTTVVADTGDFKQLSVSKPQDATTNPSLILKAVQKPEYRPLLDETVKKHAGKPLDEVIDRLLVRFGTEILSIIPGRVSTEVDARLSFDTAATVARGERIVALYKAEGIDTEKRLLIKVASTWEGIEAARALEKKGIRTNLTLLFSFAQAVACGAAGVQLISPFVGRIYDWYKKSAGAKWDEAASAGANDPGVKSVRQIYEYYKQHGIKTEVMGASFRNVGQIKALAGCDLLTISPELLAELAASNEPLEHALDAKAAAKGDAPKVSYDEAGFRFALNEDAMATEKLAEGIRAFAADAVKLEKLMQESGK, encoded by the coding sequence ATGAACCAACTCGATGCACTCCGCCAGTGGACCACCGTTGTCGCCGACACCGGTGACTTCAAGCAGCTCAGCGTTTCCAAGCCGCAGGACGCGACCACCAATCCGTCGCTCATCCTCAAGGCCGTGCAGAAGCCCGAATACCGTCCGCTGCTCGACGAGACCGTGAAGAAGCATGCAGGCAAGCCGCTCGACGAGGTCATCGACCGCCTGCTGGTGCGCTTCGGCACCGAAATCCTCTCGATCATCCCGGGCCGCGTGTCGACCGAAGTCGACGCCCGCCTGTCCTTCGATACCGCCGCCACCGTGGCCCGCGGCGAGCGCATCGTGGCGCTCTACAAGGCCGAAGGCATCGACACCGAGAAGCGCCTGCTCATCAAGGTGGCTTCCACGTGGGAAGGCATCGAGGCCGCGCGTGCGCTCGAGAAGAAGGGCATCCGCACCAACCTCACGCTGCTGTTCTCGTTCGCGCAGGCCGTGGCTTGCGGCGCGGCCGGGGTGCAGCTGATCTCGCCCTTCGTGGGCCGCATCTACGACTGGTACAAGAAGTCGGCCGGCGCCAAGTGGGACGAGGCCGCCAGCGCCGGCGCGAACGACCCCGGCGTGAAGTCGGTGCGCCAGATCTACGAGTACTACAAGCAGCACGGCATCAAGACCGAAGTGATGGGCGCGAGCTTCCGCAACGTGGGCCAGATCAAGGCGCTGGCCGGTTGCGACCTGCTGACCATCAGCCCCGAGCTGCTGGCCGAACTGGCCGCCAGCAACGAGCCGCTCGAACACGCGCTCGATGCCAAGGCCGCGGCCAAGGGCGACGCGCCCAAGGTGAGCTACGACGAAGCCGGTTTCCGGTTTGCGCTCAACGAAGACGCCATGGCCACCGAGAAGCTCGCCGAAGGCATCCGCGCCTTCGCGGCCGACGCGGTGAAGCTCGAGAAGCTCATGCAGGAAAGCGGCAAGTAA